A single genomic interval of uncultured Desulfobulbus sp. harbors:
- the lipA gene encoding lipoyl synthase, with protein sequence MTQQPKPPWLKRKLPSGPQYERIRHLIKDQCLSTVCQEAMCPNQFECFGKGAATFMILGDRCSRNCRFCAVGHGPQGLPDPDEPRRVAEAVQTMGLSYCVITSVTRDDLEDGGAAHFAATIRAIRALTPQTLIEVLIPDFQGDVEALRIVLEAGPEVLNHNLETVPSLYATVRPQADYNQSLQVLHRSKNFAPEVVSKCGIMVGLGESREELSELMRDLRQVGCDILTMGQYLQPSKNHLPVVRYVPPEEFAELEQEALALGFGAVAAAPFVRSSYQAEALFRRALEMSAAGG encoded by the coding sequence ATGACCCAGCAACCAAAGCCCCCTTGGCTCAAACGGAAACTGCCCTCCGGTCCCCAGTACGAACGCATCCGTCACCTGATCAAGGATCAATGTCTCAGCACCGTCTGCCAGGAGGCGATGTGTCCCAACCAGTTTGAATGTTTCGGCAAGGGCGCTGCCACCTTCATGATCCTGGGGGATCGCTGCAGCCGCAACTGCCGCTTCTGCGCCGTGGGGCATGGGCCGCAGGGCCTGCCTGACCCGGACGAGCCCCGGCGGGTGGCCGAGGCGGTGCAGACCATGGGGCTGTCCTACTGCGTGATCACCTCGGTAACCCGCGACGATCTTGAAGATGGCGGTGCCGCCCATTTTGCCGCCACTATCCGGGCGATCCGAGCCTTGACGCCCCAGACCCTGATCGAGGTCCTCATTCCCGACTTCCAAGGTGATGTCGAGGCCCTGCGAATCGTACTCGAGGCAGGCCCGGAGGTGCTCAACCATAACCTGGAAACCGTGCCTTCCCTCTATGCGACTGTCCGTCCACAGGCAGACTACAACCAGAGTTTACAGGTCTTGCACCGGAGCAAGAATTTTGCCCCTGAGGTGGTGAGCAAATGCGGCATTATGGTGGGGCTTGGGGAGAGCAGGGAGGAACTGAGCGAGCTGATGCGGGATCTGCGCCAGGTGGGCTGCGATATCCTCACCATGGGCCAGTATCTGCAACCGTCAAAAAATCATCTGCCCGTGGTGCGCTATGTGCCTCCGGAGGAGTTTGCCGAGCTCGAGCAGGAGGCGCTTGCCCTGGGATTCGGTGCCGTGGCAGCAGCCCCCTTTGTTCGCAGTTCCTATCAGGCGGAGGCCCTGTTTCGCCGTGCCCTGGAGATGTCCGCTGCAGGAGGGTAA
- a CDS encoding O-acetylhomoserine aminocarboxypropyltransferase/cysteine synthase family protein, with protein MAGQQRTFGFTTRQLHAGQTADPTTGSRALPLYQTTSYQFQSCEQAANLFALKEFGNIYTRIMNPTTDALEQRVSSLEGGIAGLAASSGHGAQTLAFFTLCEAGDHIVSSNSLYGGTYNQLRYTLPRLGIEVSFADPADPDSFARAIRPNTKLIYGETLGNPGLIVFPFTEVGDIARAHNIPLMIDNTVGTPYLCRPLELGANIVSHSTTKFLNGHGTCLGGMLIDGGSFAWNSGRFANFTEPDPSYHGLVYAGLGAPAFILKARVQMLRDLGVSASPFNSWLTVQGIETLSLRMDRHVANTLAVAQFLREHDRVAWVNYPGLSDHPSHERAMRYLPKGAGAILTFGIKGGREAGQRFIDHLQLFSHVANIGDAKSLAIHPASTTHSQLSEEELRASGVTPDMIRLSIGLEDAEDLFWDLDQALGA; from the coding sequence ATGGCCGGACAACAGCGCACCTTTGGCTTCACCACCCGTCAACTGCATGCGGGACAGACGGCTGACCCGACCACTGGAAGTCGCGCCCTTCCCCTCTATCAGACAACCTCCTATCAGTTTCAAAGCTGCGAGCAGGCCGCCAACCTCTTTGCCCTCAAGGAGTTCGGCAACATCTACACCCGGATCATGAACCCGACCACCGACGCCCTCGAGCAACGGGTGAGCTCGCTGGAAGGCGGCATTGCAGGACTTGCGGCCAGCAGCGGCCACGGCGCCCAGACCCTGGCCTTCTTCACCCTCTGTGAGGCGGGCGACCATATCGTCTCCAGCAACAGCCTCTATGGCGGCACCTACAACCAGCTTCGCTACACCCTGCCCCGCCTGGGCATCGAGGTCAGCTTCGCCGATCCGGCCGATCCTGATTCCTTTGCCCGCGCCATTCGCCCTAACACCAAGCTGATCTACGGCGAAACCCTGGGCAACCCGGGGCTCATCGTCTTTCCCTTTACCGAGGTCGGAGACATTGCCCGGGCGCACAACATCCCGCTGATGATCGACAACACCGTGGGTACGCCCTATCTCTGCCGACCGCTGGAGCTGGGCGCCAACATCGTCAGCCACAGCACTACCAAATTCCTCAACGGCCACGGCACCTGCCTGGGCGGCATGCTCATCGACGGCGGCAGTTTCGCCTGGAACTCGGGCCGGTTCGCCAACTTCACCGAGCCGGATCCCTCCTACCACGGTCTGGTCTACGCCGGTCTCGGCGCACCGGCCTTTATCCTCAAGGCGCGGGTACAGATGCTCCGCGATCTGGGAGTCTCGGCCTCGCCGTTCAACAGTTGGCTGACCGTCCAGGGAATCGAGACCCTGAGTCTGCGCATGGATCGTCATGTGGCAAACACCCTGGCTGTGGCCCAATTTCTGCGCGAACACGACCGCGTCGCCTGGGTCAATTATCCCGGCCTCAGCGATCACCCCAGCCATGAGCGGGCCATGCGATACCTGCCCAAGGGCGCGGGGGCCATCCTCACCTTCGGCATCAAGGGCGGACGCGAGGCGGGCCAGCGCTTCATCGACCACCTGCAGTTGTTCAGCCATGTGGCCAACATCGGCGATGCCAAGAGCCTGGCCATCCATCCGGCAAGCACCACCCACAGCCAGCTGAGCGAAGAGGAGCTGCGGGCATCCGGGGTAACGCCGGATATGATTCGCCTCAGTATCGGTCTGGAGGATGCGGAGGATCTGTTCTGGGATCTGGATCAGGCCCTTGGAGCCTGA
- a CDS encoding HAD hydrolase-like protein: MNAIRLTDLLFDLDGTLTDPKAGITRCIQHALTELGHEPPQADDLEWCIGPPLAQSFARLMATDDPALVHRAVLLYRERFAEVGLYENQVYDGIPEALATLQERGFRLFVATSKPRIFAERILAHFALTPFFNHIFGAELSGELVDKPSLIGHILTQIGAKPTQTMMIGDRKYDLLGGQANAIHTAAVTYGYGSEEELQQAGADIFFHSPQQIHADLLPCFHEEIR; the protein is encoded by the coding sequence ATGAATGCAATACGGCTTACTGACCTTCTCTTTGATCTCGACGGCACCCTGACCGATCCCAAAGCCGGCATTACCCGCTGTATCCAGCACGCCCTCACTGAACTGGGCCATGAGCCGCCGCAGGCCGATGACCTGGAATGGTGTATCGGCCCGCCCCTGGCGCAGAGCTTTGCCCGTCTCATGGCAACGGACGATCCCGCCCTGGTGCATCGGGCGGTCCTGTTGTACCGGGAGCGGTTTGCCGAGGTCGGTCTCTATGAAAATCAGGTCTATGACGGGATACCGGAGGCGCTTGCCACCTTGCAGGAACGAGGATTTCGCCTCTTTGTCGCGACCTCCAAGCCGCGCATCTTTGCCGAGCGGATTCTTGCCCATTTCGCTCTGACCCCATTTTTCAACCACATCTTCGGGGCCGAACTCAGCGGCGAGCTCGTCGACAAGCCCTCCCTCATTGGCCATATCCTCACCCAGATCGGGGCCAAGCCCACCCAGACGATGATGATCGGCGATCGCAAGTATGACCTGCTCGGTGGGCAGGCCAACGCCATCCACACCGCCGCCGTGACCTACGGATACGGCAGCGAGGAAGAACTGCAGCAGGCCGGCGCCGATATTTTTTTCCACTCCCCCCAACAGATCCATGCCGATTTGTTGCCCTGTTTCCACGAGGAAATACGCTAA
- a CDS encoding MlaD family protein produces the protein METPLIRKRRSLSPIWILPLVALCIGGWLLYTGMRDAGIDITVHFEDATGINPGKTKVIIRGIPVGTVKKINIDPGMKGVSLVITMESQIREALVTDTAFWIVKPEVSAGKISGLDTLFGGSYIGMRQGTSKTSAEHFKGLAEQPSIDNSSPGLHITLKTNMLYSLQRGSNIYTKNLQIGYIEDYLLQEDGTILLKAYIEARFTRLIHTGTRFWNASGLSLTGDVQSGLTVNVESLASLIYGGLSCDTPPLLQESPLAENGTEFSLYKDFEDAEYGIAAQLQLASGEGIVAGKTKVMYRGLKAGVVKTVDINESLHTVTAELLLDPRMEPALRQSTRFWTVRPQVQITGVKNLETLLTGPYITFDIGSGDKQTEFIEETSPMPSPANRPGTTYTLVAPESGGLNVGAPILYKEIAVGEITGIDLAPKGKNVLVQITVFAPHDELITKRSIFWKTGGFKMDASLSRIKVELGSVQSLLVGGIAFMTPPMQKTPPVAEAGQRFPLSPSYGEAVKTIPEMELQGLRLHLVAAQAPRLTLGAPILFNNIHVGEVLGFDLAKNRRDTVVHILIKDQYRDLVRENTRFYALSPVKMSASLQGVNLETAPFDALINGGISFTSEGKGRAARSEQSFSLFPSLAEAENADALRLQLHFKNGEGISTSTEIRYQGITVGRLNTLHLDPKNGEVRAEACIDPDMAPLFRRNSRLRLVRPEVRLTGIKHVETILTGAYIDLQKGLGAKVTDFTVLPLADDTTQPLTGLNLILETDSLGSLKPGSPIYYRQIPVGQVTGYQLSPTAQEVWLNVNIEEPYTRLIHNGTRFWNASGIKVSGGVLSGMTLRTESVESLLEGGIGLATPEGPDMGPAAYPGQHFKVSATLDETWLKWQPKLTLTKETTATAATTKQ, from the coding sequence ATGGAAACACCCCTTATTCGCAAACGTCGCAGCCTCTCCCCCATCTGGATTCTGCCCCTGGTGGCCCTCTGTATCGGCGGTTGGCTCCTCTACACCGGCATGCGCGACGCCGGCATCGACATTACGGTCCACTTCGAGGATGCCACCGGCATCAATCCCGGCAAGACCAAAGTCATTATCCGCGGCATTCCGGTGGGCACGGTGAAAAAAATCAACATCGATCCCGGGATGAAGGGCGTCAGCCTGGTCATCACCATGGAAAGCCAGATCCGCGAGGCCCTGGTAACGGACACCGCCTTCTGGATCGTCAAACCCGAGGTTTCCGCAGGCAAGATCAGCGGACTGGACACCCTGTTCGGCGGGTCCTACATCGGCATGCGCCAGGGCACATCCAAGACCTCTGCCGAACACTTCAAGGGGCTTGCCGAACAACCATCGATCGACAACTCCAGCCCCGGCCTGCATATCACCCTGAAAACCAATATGCTCTATTCCCTGCAGCGCGGCTCCAACATCTACACCAAGAACCTGCAGATCGGGTATATCGAGGACTATCTCCTCCAGGAGGACGGCACCATTCTGCTCAAGGCCTATATCGAGGCCCGCTTCACCCGCCTGATCCACACCGGCACCCGTTTTTGGAACGCCAGCGGACTCAGCCTCACCGGTGATGTCCAAAGCGGATTGACGGTCAACGTTGAATCGCTGGCATCCCTGATCTACGGTGGGCTCAGCTGCGATACGCCGCCGCTGCTGCAGGAGAGCCCGCTGGCCGAAAATGGAACCGAGTTTTCGCTCTACAAGGATTTCGAGGATGCCGAATACGGCATCGCTGCCCAGTTGCAGTTGGCCTCGGGTGAGGGCATCGTGGCCGGCAAGACCAAGGTCATGTACCGCGGACTCAAGGCCGGTGTGGTCAAGACGGTGGACATCAACGAATCGCTGCACACCGTCACCGCAGAGTTGCTGCTCGATCCGCGCATGGAACCGGCCCTGCGGCAGTCCACCCGTTTCTGGACGGTACGGCCGCAGGTGCAGATCACCGGGGTGAAAAACCTCGAGACCCTGCTCACCGGCCCCTACATTACCTTTGACATCGGCTCGGGCGACAAACAAACTGAATTCATTGAAGAAACCTCGCCCATGCCCAGTCCCGCCAACCGCCCCGGCACCACCTATACCCTGGTTGCGCCGGAGAGCGGCGGCCTGAATGTGGGGGCGCCGATCCTCTATAAGGAGATAGCCGTGGGCGAGATCACCGGCATTGACCTGGCGCCGAAGGGAAAAAACGTCCTGGTGCAGATCACGGTTTTTGCCCCCCACGACGAGCTCATCACCAAAAGAAGCATCTTCTGGAAGACCGGTGGCTTCAAAATGGACGCCAGCCTGAGCCGAATCAAGGTTGAGCTGGGCTCGGTGCAATCGCTGTTGGTCGGCGGCATCGCCTTCATGACCCCACCGATGCAAAAAACACCGCCGGTTGCGGAGGCGGGACAACGTTTCCCCCTCTCCCCATCCTACGGCGAGGCCGTCAAAACCATCCCGGAGATGGAACTGCAGGGGTTACGGCTGCATCTGGTTGCCGCCCAGGCGCCCCGGCTGACCCTTGGTGCGCCGATTCTGTTCAACAATATCCATGTAGGCGAGGTCCTGGGATTCGACCTGGCGAAAAACCGGCGCGATACGGTGGTCCATATTCTGATCAAAGACCAGTACCGGGATCTGGTGCGCGAGAACACCCGCTTCTATGCCCTCTCCCCGGTGAAAATGAGCGCCTCACTCCAAGGGGTGAACCTGGAAACCGCCCCCTTTGATGCCCTGATCAACGGCGGCATCAGTTTCACCAGCGAGGGGAAAGGCCGTGCGGCTCGTTCGGAACAGAGCTTCTCCCTCTTCCCCTCGCTGGCCGAGGCGGAAAACGCCGATGCCCTGCGGCTGCAACTTCATTTCAAGAACGGCGAGGGGATCAGCACCTCCACCGAGATACGCTACCAGGGGATCACCGTCGGCCGTCTGAACACACTCCATCTTGATCCGAAAAACGGTGAGGTACGCGCCGAGGCCTGCATTGATCCCGACATGGCGCCCCTGTTTCGCCGCAACTCCCGCCTGCGCCTGGTCCGGCCGGAGGTGCGCCTCACCGGCATCAAGCATGTGGAAACCATCCTCACCGGCGCCTACATCGACCTGCAGAAGGGTCTGGGCGCCAAGGTGACCGACTTCACCGTGCTGCCGCTGGCCGACGACACCACCCAACCCCTGACCGGTCTCAACCTGATCCTGGAAACCGACAGCCTCGGCTCGCTCAAACCGGGCAGCCCGATCTATTACCGCCAGATTCCGGTGGGCCAGGTAACCGGCTACCAACTCTCGCCCACAGCCCAGGAGGTCTGGCTCAACGTCAATATCGAAGAGCCCTACACCCGGCTCATTCACAACGGCACCCGCTTCTGGAACGCTAGCGGCATCAAGGTCAGCGGCGGGGTGCTCAGTGGCATGACCCTCCGTACCGAATCGGTTGAGTCGCTCCTGGAGGGCGGCATCGGCCTGGCCACTCCCGAGGGCCCGGATATGGGCCCGGCGGCCTATCCCGGGCAGCACTTCAAGGTCAGCGCAACCCTTGACGAGACCTGGCTCAAATGGCAGCCGAAGCTGACCCTCACAAAAGAAACCACTGCAACTGCGGCAACAACCAAGCAATGA
- a CDS encoding paraquat-inducible protein A — protein MSLSTPPPGPSKVMVCPSCSQILQPPKLQPNQVALCPRCSRQLHRYKRHPIQKGLALSITGLVLYLPANLLPLLTFSVLGIDNRSSIFQACMHMFASGQYVVGMIVALTTMIFPLLLLSSLLMVTLGLASGRRSRLMPPLFRAYHHLSEWSMTDVFLVGVLITIIKMSHMASVSLNGGFFCLVGLVVTTVAAQTTIDPQRFWSMMESERQRTVLPESADPADYLLCHDCHKLLPADYRQTTGRSHCPRCGHTLHQRKQNSIARTWALIATAIVLTLPANLLPIMEVDTFGVPDRSTIMDGILYFFKDGSYGIGLVILIASILVPLFKIIGLVIILLSIHFRWRSSLRHKAIMFRFIEFIGRWSMLDIFVITLLCSLAQFGFLSSISAAPASLYFTGVVLSTMFAALSFDPRLLWDAAQAAETK, from the coding sequence ATGTCTCTTTCCACGCCCCCACCTGGCCCATCCAAGGTGATGGTCTGCCCAAGCTGCAGTCAGATCCTGCAACCGCCCAAGCTCCAGCCCAACCAGGTTGCCCTCTGCCCACGCTGTTCACGGCAGCTGCACCGCTACAAACGCCACCCCATTCAAAAAGGGCTGGCCCTGAGCATCACCGGCCTCGTGCTCTATCTCCCGGCCAACCTCTTGCCGCTGCTGACCTTTTCAGTGCTGGGGATCGACAATCGCAGTTCGATCTTCCAGGCCTGCATGCACATGTTTGCAAGCGGGCAGTACGTTGTGGGTATGATCGTTGCTTTGACCACCATGATATTCCCCCTGCTGCTGCTGAGCTCGCTCCTGATGGTGACCCTTGGCCTGGCCAGCGGCCGTCGCAGCCGGTTGATGCCGCCCTTGTTTCGTGCCTATCATCACCTGAGCGAATGGTCCATGACCGACGTCTTTCTCGTCGGCGTGCTGATTACGATCATCAAGATGTCGCACATGGCTTCGGTCTCGCTCAATGGTGGATTTTTCTGCCTGGTGGGGCTGGTCGTGACCACCGTGGCCGCACAGACCACCATCGATCCGCAGCGATTCTGGTCGATGATGGAGTCGGAGCGACAGCGCACGGTTCTGCCGGAGAGTGCCGATCCCGCCGACTACCTGCTCTGCCACGACTGCCACAAGCTGTTGCCCGCCGACTACCGGCAAACCACCGGTCGGAGCCATTGCCCCCGCTGCGGACACACCCTGCATCAACGCAAACAGAACTCCATTGCCCGTACCTGGGCCCTGATCGCCACCGCCATCGTCCTCACCCTGCCGGCAAACCTGCTCCCGATCATGGAGGTCGATACCTTTGGCGTTCCCGATCGCTCCACCATCATGGACGGTATTCTCTACTTCTTCAAGGACGGCTCCTACGGTATCGGCCTGGTGATCCTGATCGCCTCTATCCTGGTGCCGCTGTTCAAGATTATCGGTCTGGTGATCATTCTGCTCTCGATCCACTTTCGCTGGCGCAGCTCGCTGAGGCACAAGGCAATCATGTTTCGCTTCATCGAGTTCATCGGCCGCTGGTCCATGCTCGACATCTTCGTCATCACCCTGCTCTGTTCCCTGGCGCAGTTCGGTTTTCTCTCCTCGATCTCCGCCGCACCCGCCTCGCTCTACTTCACCGGGGTGGTGCTCTCTACCATGTTCGCTGCTCTCAGCTTTGACCCACGGCTGCTGTGGGATGCCGCACAAGCCGCTGAAACCAAATAA
- a CDS encoding EAL domain-containing protein: protein MTTQAKIFSSYTLFLLFPLLAALGGGAYVAARQERQYLDQQVLATVASIQKDTRSAANASLVQSLRTTAEDSRLIVESLYQKSQTGALSLDEAQWLAQESLIAQQAAPNNHLLCVDAQGRILVHPNKALLHTHLDNDLLLRLRAAGSGDIIHAMAEGHGPTLYSTTAFAPWNWLIVSFGTTEELPNLVPLDQLAQTMSSSLTGDLSCQPFVVDASGTFRPQISATASQNPSARERMLALGRQLVKQQQGSLRWTPMDAPEERRLFFASMPELRLIAGIAVPVGELAQPMTRFYRFCGLVLLPCALLFVGLSYLLAQRMSRPLHNLAALLEQPEMPLFQGECHGLASEECGRIVHSCREMLSALHSQQRMLADEQESNATIQQQLHQEIAIRQEAEHKLQAENATRRSAEKYLLLFKNIFDNAIEGIYITDPEGRILTTNTSFSRITGYPASEIIGQHPSLLASSDQVENSFKAMWKGLPQTGSWSGEIWNRKKDGSICPQWLSVSVIRNERQEITHYFAFFHDITELKRKEKQISILAYSDALTKLPNRAALEHRLTKAIARAGRENRALAVFFIDLDNFKNINDSMGHDKGDQVLIEVAERLSATIRSEDTLSRLGGDEFILLSESIDNENAVYNLASRILASLKQPIKLHPNTIYVNASIGIALYPNDGRTSQELIKNADMAMYKAKSEGKNKFVMFTQEMNEKLLNRIRIENAIRSGLKQREFTVYYQPKIDLANERPTSFEALVRWQKNSSIITPDQFIPVAEESGLIDEMSLYVLDEVCIFLTKLQEHNLKLLPISVNMSPRTFNQKNIVETIDTILGAHRINHQLIEFEITETTAMKDVQHSLETMHRFRERGIRFSIDDFGTGYSSLSYLSEMPVSTLKIDKRFISASDTNSRSIVSTITAMSKQMQLNVVAEGVETRDQLHWLRGIGCNEVQGYYFSRPMPEKDTLHYLYLLAESGQKKVIGSPALAR, encoded by the coding sequence ATGACCACACAAGCCAAAATCTTCTCCAGCTATACACTGTTTCTCCTCTTTCCGCTATTGGCGGCACTCGGGGGTGGCGCCTACGTCGCCGCACGCCAGGAGCGCCAGTATTTGGATCAACAGGTGCTCGCCACCGTTGCCTCCATCCAGAAGGACACCCGCAGCGCGGCCAATGCGTCCCTGGTGCAATCTCTACGCACCACGGCAGAAGACAGTCGTCTGATCGTTGAATCCCTCTATCAGAAGAGCCAAACCGGTGCCCTCTCTCTGGACGAGGCCCAGTGGTTGGCACAAGAGTCCCTCATTGCCCAGCAGGCCGCCCCCAACAACCACCTGTTGTGCGTCGACGCTCAGGGGAGGATCCTGGTTCACCCCAACAAGGCCCTGCTGCACACCCATCTCGACAATGACCTGCTTCTTCGCCTGCGTGCCGCCGGCAGCGGCGACATCATCCACGCCATGGCCGAGGGGCATGGACCGACCTTATACAGTACAACTGCATTTGCCCCGTGGAACTGGCTGATCGTCTCCTTCGGCACCACGGAAGAACTGCCCAACCTGGTGCCGCTTGATCAGCTTGCCCAAACCATGTCGTCTTCGCTCACGGGTGACCTCTCCTGTCAGCCCTTTGTCGTCGATGCCAGCGGAACCTTTCGCCCGCAGATCTCGGCCACGGCGTCCCAGAACCCATCAGCCCGGGAACGCATGCTCGCCCTCGGCAGACAGCTGGTCAAACAGCAGCAGGGCTCCCTGCGCTGGACCCCCATGGATGCCCCCGAAGAACGGCGCCTCTTTTTCGCCTCAATGCCCGAACTGCGCCTCATCGCCGGTATTGCCGTCCCGGTGGGTGAACTTGCACAGCCCATGACCCGTTTCTACCGGTTCTGCGGGCTTGTTCTCCTCCCCTGCGCCCTCCTCTTTGTCGGCCTGAGTTATCTCCTGGCGCAACGGATGAGCCGGCCGCTGCACAACCTGGCCGCCCTGCTTGAGCAACCGGAGATGCCTCTTTTTCAGGGGGAATGTCATGGTCTGGCTTCCGAGGAGTGCGGCCGAATCGTCCATTCCTGCCGCGAGATGCTCAGCGCGCTGCACAGCCAGCAACGCATGCTGGCCGATGAACAGGAAAGCAACGCGACCATTCAGCAGCAACTCCATCAGGAAATCGCCATCCGCCAGGAAGCGGAACACAAACTTCAGGCCGAAAACGCCACCCGCAGGAGTGCGGAAAAATACCTCCTCCTGTTCAAGAACATTTTCGACAACGCCATCGAGGGAATCTACATCACCGACCCCGAAGGGCGCATTCTCACCACCAACACCTCGTTTTCCCGCATCACCGGCTATCCGGCCTCGGAAATCATCGGCCAGCACCCCTCCCTGCTCGCCTCCAGCGACCAGGTGGAAAACTCCTTCAAGGCCATGTGGAAGGGCCTGCCGCAGACCGGCTCCTGGTCCGGTGAGATCTGGAACCGCAAAAAGGACGGATCCATCTGCCCCCAGTGGCTGTCGGTGAGCGTCATCCGCAATGAACGGCAGGAAATCACCCATTATTTTGCCTTTTTCCACGACATCACCGAACTCAAGCGTAAAGAAAAGCAGATCTCCATTTTGGCCTACAGCGATGCCCTGACCAAACTGCCCAACCGGGCCGCACTGGAACACCGCCTGACCAAGGCCATCGCCCGCGCCGGCCGCGAGAACAGAGCCCTGGCCGTCTTTTTCATCGACCTGGACAACTTCAAAAACATCAACGACTCCATGGGCCACGACAAGGGCGACCAGGTGCTGATCGAGGTGGCGGAGCGGCTCTCGGCAACCATCCGCAGCGAGGACACCCTCTCCCGCCTGGGCGGCGACGAGTTTATCCTTTTGAGTGAAAGCATTGATAACGAAAACGCGGTCTACAACCTGGCCAGCCGTATCCTCGCCTCGCTCAAACAACCGATCAAACTGCACCCCAACACCATCTACGTCAACGCCAGCATCGGCATCGCCCTCTATCCCAACGATGGCCGCACCTCCCAGGAACTGATCAAGAACGCCGACATGGCCATGTACAAGGCCAAGAGCGAGGGCAAAAACAAGTTCGTGATGTTCACCCAGGAGATGAACGAAAAGCTGCTCAACCGCATCCGCATCGAAAACGCGATCCGCAGCGGCCTGAAGCAGCGCGAGTTCACCGTCTACTATCAACCGAAAATCGATCTGGCCAACGAACGCCCCACCTCCTTTGAGGCCCTGGTTCGCTGGCAGAAAAACAGCTCCATCATCACCCCGGACCAATTTATCCCGGTTGCCGAAGAATCTGGGCTTATCGACGAGATGAGCTTGTATGTCCTTGACGAGGTCTGTATATTCCTCACCAAACTGCAGGAGCATAATCTCAAACTCTTGCCGATCAGCGTCAACATGTCGCCGCGGACCTTTAACCAGAAAAACATTGTCGAAACCATCGACACCATTCTCGGCGCCCATCGTATCAATCACCAGCTGATCGAATTTGAGATTACCGAAACCACCGCAATGAAGGACGTACAGCATTCCCTGGAAACCATGCATCGCTTCCGCGAACGGGGCATCCGCTTTTCCATCGACGATTTCGGCACCGGCTACTCCTCCCTGAGTTACCTCAGCGAAATGCCGGTCTCGACCCTGAAAATCGACAAACGCTTCATCAGCGCAAGCGACACCAATAGCCGCAGCATCGTCTCCACCATCACCGCCATGTCCAAACAGATGCAGCTCAATGTGGTGGCCGAAGGCGTGGAAACCAGGGATCAGCTGCACTGGTTGCGCGGTATCGGCTGCAACGAGGTCCAAGGCTATTATTTTTCCCGGCCCATGCCGGAAAAGGACACCCTGCACTATCTCTATCTGCTTGCTGAGTCCGGCCAGAAAAAGGTTATCGGCTCTCCCGCACTGGCCCGCTAA